From one Paramormyrops kingsleyae isolate MSU_618 chromosome 1, PKINGS_0.4, whole genome shotgun sequence genomic stretch:
- the LOC111840758 gene encoding cAMP-responsive element modulator-like isoform X6 produces the protein MAVTGDETESAATGDMSTYQICSPTSSLPHGMVMASSPGSVPSPQQLAEEATRKRELRLMKNREAARECRRKKKEYVKCLENRVAVLENQNKTLIEELKVLKDLYCHKPE, from the exons ATGGCTGTAACTGGGGATGAGACTGAATCAG CAGCCACCGGTGACATGTCAACCTATCAGATTTGCAGCCCTACCTCCAGCCTGCCCCATGGGATGGTGATGGCCTCATCACCGGGGTCCGTACCCAGCCCACAGCAGCTGGCTGAGGAAGCCACACGCAAGAGAGAGCTCCGTCTCATGAAGAACAG GGAGGCCGCCCGGGAGTGCCGCAGGAAGAAGAAAGAATACGTCAAATGTCTTGAAAATCGCGTGGCTGTACTCGAAAACCAAAACAAGACTCTCATTGAGGAGCTCAAAGTGCTAAAAGACCTCTATTGCCATAAACCCGAATAA
- the LOC111840758 gene encoding cAMP-responsive element modulator-like isoform X4 — translation MNLKFPIPKKEPFEVTTSENSDMWALQILSNPRTPVTVMSIVQCAAQSPGGKKLASLPGSNMAMQAATGDMSTYQICSPTSSLPHGMVMASSPGSVPSPQQLAEEATRKRELRLMKNREAARECRRKKKEYVKCLENRVAVLENQNKTLIEELKVLKDLYCHKPE, via the exons ATGAACCTGAAAT TCCCCATCCCAAAGAAGGAACCATTTGAGGTTACCACTTCAGAGAACAGTGACATGTGGGCTCTGCAGATCTTGAGCAATCCCAGGACACCTGTGACAGTGATGTCCATTGTGCAGTGTGCTGCCCAATCGCCAGGTGGAAAGAAGCTTGCTTCCCTACCAGGGAGCAATATGGCTATGCAAG CAGCCACCGGTGACATGTCAACCTATCAGATTTGCAGCCCTACCTCCAGCCTGCCCCATGGGATGGTGATGGCCTCATCACCGGGGTCCGTACCCAGCCCACAGCAGCTGGCTGAGGAAGCCACACGCAAGAGAGAGCTCCGTCTCATGAAGAACAG GGAGGCCGCCCGGGAGTGCCGCAGGAAGAAGAAAGAATACGTCAAATGTCTTGAAAATCGCGTGGCTGTACTCGAAAACCAAAACAAGACTCTCATTGAGGAGCTCAAAGTGCTAAAAGACCTCTATTGCCATAAACCCGAATAA
- the LOC111840758 gene encoding cAMP-responsive element modulator-like isoform X5 — MWALQILSNPRTPVTVMSIVQCAAQSPGGKKLASLPGSNMAMQAATGDMSTYQICSPTSSLPHGMVMASSPGSVPSPQQLAEEATRKRELRLMKNREAARECRRKKKEYVKCLENRVAVLENQNKTLIEELKVLKDLYCHKPE; from the exons ATGTGGGCTCTGCAGATCTTGAGCAATCCCAGGACACCTGTGACAGTGATGTCCATTGTGCAGTGTGCTGCCCAATCGCCAGGTGGAAAGAAGCTTGCTTCCCTACCAGGGAGCAATATGGCTATGCAAG CAGCCACCGGTGACATGTCAACCTATCAGATTTGCAGCCCTACCTCCAGCCTGCCCCATGGGATGGTGATGGCCTCATCACCGGGGTCCGTACCCAGCCCACAGCAGCTGGCTGAGGAAGCCACACGCAAGAGAGAGCTCCGTCTCATGAAGAACAG GGAGGCCGCCCGGGAGTGCCGCAGGAAGAAGAAAGAATACGTCAAATGTCTTGAAAATCGCGTGGCTGTACTCGAAAACCAAAACAAGACTCTCATTGAGGAGCTCAAAGTGCTAAAAGACCTCTATTGCCATAAACCCGAATAA
- the LOC111840758 gene encoding cAMP-responsive element modulator-like isoform X8, with amino-acid sequence MSTYQICSPTSSLPHGMVMASSPGSVPSPQQLAEEATRKRELRLMKNREAARECRRKKKEYVKCLENRVAVLENQNKTLIEELKVLKDLYCHKPE; translated from the exons ATGTCAACCTATCAGATTTGCAGCCCTACCTCCAGCCTGCCCCATGGGATGGTGATGGCCTCATCACCGGGGTCCGTACCCAGCCCACAGCAGCTGGCTGAGGAAGCCACACGCAAGAGAGAGCTCCGTCTCATGAAGAACAG GGAGGCCGCCCGGGAGTGCCGCAGGAAGAAGAAAGAATACGTCAAATGTCTTGAAAATCGCGTGGCTGTACTCGAAAACCAAAACAAGACTCTCATTGAGGAGCTCAAAGTGCTAAAAGACCTCTATTGCCATAAACCCGAATAA
- the LOC111840758 gene encoding cAMP-responsive element modulator-like isoform X7, whose amino-acid sequence MAVTGDETESATGDMSTYQICSPTSSLPHGMVMASSPGSVPSPQQLAEEATRKRELRLMKNREAARECRRKKKEYVKCLENRVAVLENQNKTLIEELKVLKDLYCHKPE is encoded by the exons ATGGCTGTAACTGGGGATGAGACTGAATCAG CCACCGGTGACATGTCAACCTATCAGATTTGCAGCCCTACCTCCAGCCTGCCCCATGGGATGGTGATGGCCTCATCACCGGGGTCCGTACCCAGCCCACAGCAGCTGGCTGAGGAAGCCACACGCAAGAGAGAGCTCCGTCTCATGAAGAACAG GGAGGCCGCCCGGGAGTGCCGCAGGAAGAAGAAAGAATACGTCAAATGTCTTGAAAATCGCGTGGCTGTACTCGAAAACCAAAACAAGACTCTCATTGAGGAGCTCAAAGTGCTAAAAGACCTCTATTGCCATAAACCCGAATAA
- the LOC111840758 gene encoding cAMP-responsive element modulator-like isoform X3, which translates to MSNQHEPEIKSLNVPSSESLAIPVIKEVKSEEEEHTPLSGSFADCFHTSSVPIPKKEPFEVTTSENSDMWALQILSNPRTPVTVMSIVQCAAQSPGGKKLASLPGSNMAMQATGDMSTYQICSPTSSLPHGMVMASSPGSVPSPQQLAEEATRKRELRLMKNREAARECRRKKKEYVKCLENRVAVLENQNKTLIEELKVLKDLYCHKPE; encoded by the exons ATGTCGAATCAACATGAACCTGAAAT AAAGTCTCTGAATGTGCCATCATCAGAGTCACTGGCCATTCCTGTGATTAAGGAGGTTAAATCAGAGGAGGAGGAACATACACCCCTGTCAGGGTCATTTGCAGATTGTTTCCACACCAGCTCAG TCCCCATCCCAAAGAAGGAACCATTTGAGGTTACCACTTCAGAGAACAGTGACATGTGGGCTCTGCAGATCTTGAGCAATCCCAGGACACCTGTGACAGTGATGTCCATTGTGCAGTGTGCTGCCCAATCGCCAGGTGGAAAGAAGCTTGCTTCCCTACCAGGGAGCAATATGGCTATGCAAG CCACCGGTGACATGTCAACCTATCAGATTTGCAGCCCTACCTCCAGCCTGCCCCATGGGATGGTGATGGCCTCATCACCGGGGTCCGTACCCAGCCCACAGCAGCTGGCTGAGGAAGCCACACGCAAGAGAGAGCTCCGTCTCATGAAGAACAG GGAGGCCGCCCGGGAGTGCCGCAGGAAGAAGAAAGAATACGTCAAATGTCTTGAAAATCGCGTGGCTGTACTCGAAAACCAAAACAAGACTCTCATTGAGGAGCTCAAAGTGCTAAAAGACCTCTATTGCCATAAACCCGAATAA
- the LOC111840758 gene encoding cAMP-responsive element modulator-like isoform X1 — protein MSNQHEPEIKSLNVPSSESLAIPVIKEVKSEEEEHTPLSGSFADCFHTSSVPIPKKEPFEVTTSENSDMWALQILSNPRTPVTVMSIVQCAAQSPGGKKLASLPGSNMAMQAATGDMSTYQICSPTSSLPHGMVMASSPGSVPSPQQLAEEATRKRELRLMKNREAARECRRKKKEYVKCLENRVAVLENQNKTLIEELKVLKDLYCHKPE, from the exons ATGTCGAATCAACATGAACCTGAAAT AAAGTCTCTGAATGTGCCATCATCAGAGTCACTGGCCATTCCTGTGATTAAGGAGGTTAAATCAGAGGAGGAGGAACATACACCCCTGTCAGGGTCATTTGCAGATTGTTTCCACACCAGCTCAG TCCCCATCCCAAAGAAGGAACCATTTGAGGTTACCACTTCAGAGAACAGTGACATGTGGGCTCTGCAGATCTTGAGCAATCCCAGGACACCTGTGACAGTGATGTCCATTGTGCAGTGTGCTGCCCAATCGCCAGGTGGAAAGAAGCTTGCTTCCCTACCAGGGAGCAATATGGCTATGCAAG CAGCCACCGGTGACATGTCAACCTATCAGATTTGCAGCCCTACCTCCAGCCTGCCCCATGGGATGGTGATGGCCTCATCACCGGGGTCCGTACCCAGCCCACAGCAGCTGGCTGAGGAAGCCACACGCAAGAGAGAGCTCCGTCTCATGAAGAACAG GGAGGCCGCCCGGGAGTGCCGCAGGAAGAAGAAAGAATACGTCAAATGTCTTGAAAATCGCGTGGCTGTACTCGAAAACCAAAACAAGACTCTCATTGAGGAGCTCAAAGTGCTAAAAGACCTCTATTGCCATAAACCCGAATAA